Proteins encoded by one window of Massilia sp. NR 4-1:
- a CDS encoding 4'-phosphopantetheinyl transferase: MLAVETEWKTASAGPQALPGFGGHTQLRLRLAGRDCNVHLLRYDVTAFDASAFAGAGIAMPATIQRSVQKRKAEFFFGRLAAALAIKEYGHAAVEVTIGAMREPVFPPALAGTITHTGTVAAAVVLPAYCCQGLGIDIEQPIAPNSIDSVEQMVLGPSERILLAGLAQLPYPTALALVFSAKESFYKAVARAAGRIFDFSALRLETIDLSAQRLRFVTQEALCADWPIGSRCEIGFSLLASGEVLTAFSW; encoded by the coding sequence ATGTTAGCTGTTGAAACAGAATGGAAGACCGCCAGCGCCGGGCCGCAGGCCTTGCCCGGTTTCGGCGGCCACACGCAGCTGCGTTTGCGGCTCGCGGGCCGCGACTGCAATGTGCACTTGCTACGCTACGATGTCACCGCTTTTGATGCATCGGCTTTTGCCGGTGCAGGCATTGCCATGCCGGCGACGATACAAAGAAGCGTGCAAAAGCGTAAAGCCGAATTCTTTTTCGGCCGCCTGGCCGCCGCCTTGGCCATCAAGGAATACGGCCACGCCGCAGTGGAAGTGACGATAGGGGCCATGAGGGAACCTGTATTCCCGCCCGCTCTGGCAGGAACGATCACTCATACCGGCACGGTTGCCGCCGCCGTTGTGCTGCCCGCGTATTGCTGCCAGGGCCTTGGCATCGATATCGAGCAGCCGATCGCCCCCAACTCCATCGACAGCGTGGAACAGATGGTGCTCGGGCCATCCGAACGCATCCTGCTGGCAGGGCTGGCGCAGCTGCCGTATCCGACGGCGCTGGCCCTGGTCTTTTCCGCCAAGGAGAGCTTTTACAAAGCCGTGGCGCGCGCCGCGGGCCGCATTTTCGATTTTTCGGCCCTGCGCCTGGAAACCATCGACCTGTCCGCGCAGCGCTTGCGCTTTGTGACGCAGGAGGCGCTGTGCGCGGACTGGCCCATCGGCAGCAGATGCGAAATCGGTTTCAGTCTGCTGGCCAGCGGCGAGGTTTTGACTGCCTTCAGCTGGTAA
- a CDS encoding DUF2946 family protein: MSIASWAALCALLLAVLTPTLSQVFAREARFITATICSASNAGRMQKILATEEAPAQEHAAVLDHCPFCHMGASLAALPTSAYELPVIPASSLRPSLFYQSSVPLFAWNAAKPRGPPQA, translated from the coding sequence TTGTCGATCGCATCATGGGCAGCTTTATGCGCCCTGCTGCTGGCTGTATTGACACCGACGCTGTCGCAGGTGTTCGCGCGCGAAGCGCGTTTCATCACCGCCACCATCTGCTCGGCAAGCAATGCCGGAAGAATGCAGAAAATCCTCGCCACCGAAGAGGCGCCAGCCCAGGAGCATGCCGCTGTGCTGGATCATTGCCCCTTCTGCCATATGGGCGCCTCGCTGGCGGCCTTGCCCACCAGCGCATACGAGCTGCCTGTCATCCCGGCGTCTTCCTTGCGCCCCTCGCTGTTCTATCAATCGTCCGTTCCGCTGTTTGCATGGAACGCGGCAAAACCTCGCGGTCCGCCCCAGGCCTGA
- a CDS encoding ferritin-like domain-containing protein, with translation MAAPQDLRIRALQCLVETDPVRKAASVAALASDAQAGLCTLDTRVELAAAADIPGRPLKPELVPPRLVGRRSMATLEGRAMLVHALAHIEFNAVNLALDAVWRFAGMPAQYYSDWLRVADEEALHFSLLDAHLRTLGSHYGEYPAHGSLWEMVEKTSGDVLARMALVPRTMEARGLDANPALRAKLAQAGDQDAANILDIILRDEIGHVEVGNRWYGYLCRQRGLEPRATYAELTVQYKAPVMRGPFNLEARRQAGFTEEELDDLCYAVDRISNPPEE, from the coding sequence ATGGCAGCACCGCAGGATTTGCGCATACGCGCTTTGCAATGTCTGGTCGAAACCGATCCGGTACGGAAAGCCGCGTCGGTGGCGGCCCTTGCCAGCGATGCGCAGGCTGGACTTTGCACGCTGGATACTCGCGTGGAGCTGGCGGCGGCAGCCGATATCCCGGGCCGGCCACTCAAGCCTGAGCTGGTGCCGCCACGCCTGGTGGGTCGGCGGTCGATGGCGACACTGGAAGGCCGCGCCATGCTGGTGCATGCCCTGGCCCATATCGAGTTCAATGCCGTCAACCTGGCGCTGGATGCCGTCTGGCGCTTTGCCGGCATGCCGGCCCAGTATTACAGCGACTGGCTGCGCGTGGCGGATGAGGAAGCTCTGCATTTCTCGCTGCTGGACGCGCATCTGCGCACGCTGGGCAGTCATTATGGCGAGTATCCCGCCCATGGCAGCCTGTGGGAGATGGTGGAAAAGACCAGCGGCGATGTGCTGGCGCGTATGGCGCTTGTGCCGCGCACGATGGAGGCGCGCGGACTCGATGCCAATCCCGCCCTGCGCGCCAAGCTGGCCCAGGCCGGCGACCAGGACGCCGCCAACATCCTCGACATCATTCTGCGCGATGAAATCGGCCATGTGGAAGTCGGTAACCGCTGGTATGGCTATCTATGCCGCCAGCGCGGCCTGGAGCCGCGCGCCACCTATGCCGAACTGACGGTGCAATACAAGGCGCCGGTCATGCGCGGCCCTTTCAATCTGGAAGCGCGGCGCCAGGCCGGCTTCACCGAGGAAGAGCTGGACGACCTGTGCTACGCGGTGGACCGGATCTCGAATCCGCCGGAAGAATAG
- a CDS encoding acylphosphatase: MSKRILVEGLVQGVGYRYAFSEEARRLGLAGWVRNRRDGSVEACVDGDAASVDALVRWAQSGPPAAHVSKVSVSDDAPLAYSSGGFEIRSTA; the protein is encoded by the coding sequence ATGAGCAAACGCATACTTGTTGAAGGCCTGGTGCAGGGCGTGGGCTACCGCTACGCCTTTTCGGAAGAAGCCCGGAGACTGGGCCTGGCGGGCTGGGTGCGCAACCGGCGCGACGGCTCGGTGGAAGCCTGCGTCGATGGCGACGCCGCCAGCGTGGATGCCCTTGTGCGCTGGGCACAATCGGGTCCGCCCGCCGCGCACGTCAGCAAGGTCAGCGTCAGCGACGATGCGCCGCTGGCCTATTCTTCCGGCGGATTCGAGATCCGGTCCACCGCGTAG
- a CDS encoding TonB-dependent siderophore receptor: MMSFASRDGASARRHTVSPRLRALPYAIACAFIALPVQAETDATLPTVEVTASALRSGGVLDLDTTSSTGSRLGLTLRETPASVTLVDRALIEERGAQDTQEILRAIPGVTAHNAPGNIGVSYRGFGSGSISQLFNGINVQYAIAARPVDSWIYDRVEAIGGPSSFLFGSGAVGGSINYITKVAERGEFGEAQLRLGGHGLKEGSFGLNRRLSGDGSGQADHHVRIDVNHREADSRIEGVGGKSTQLAVSLRSDFGARFNHILAYEFQDEDVARPYWGTPLLNPIAGTARVDEGTRFKNYNSADGVYAQRVHWLRSVASWRASDALQFTNTLYAYDALRDYRNVESYRFNPANTAVIRSSTLLQRHDQRVAGDRLDGTYKGTLGGHRSDWAFGLDISVNKQTRFPNSLSNTVSTVDPYNFVTERFFDIPGMSPGFRPDRNNRVKTSAVYLENRTTLVPSLNLVTALRHERIELELSNRREITAANPASFQRSYNPTTGRAGLVWDVAPGATAYAQYATAADPPSGVLSTASFADVRNNSELTSGRQGEIGAKLDFWQGKGSATLAAYSITRKNISTQDPNNSALTVLVGEQSAKGVELALGLQPTKEISIQANITRVNAEYENYRQGGVSLAGKTPTNTPETVANVWLSYAFTPALKASVGVRHVGAVYADAANTIKWPSYTLVDLGLSYQVQRNVSLVARLRNAGDKVHALNMTSTMAYLGAPRTADVALRFAF; encoded by the coding sequence ATGATGTCATTCGCATCCCGTGACGGCGCCAGCGCGCGCCGCCATACCGTATCCCCGCGCCTGCGCGCCCTGCCCTATGCAATCGCCTGCGCCTTCATCGCCCTGCCTGTCCAAGCCGAAACGGACGCCACCCTGCCCACGGTGGAAGTGACCGCCTCGGCGCTGCGCAGCGGCGGCGTGCTCGATCTCGACACCACTTCGAGCACCGGCAGCCGCCTTGGCCTGACGCTGCGCGAAACCCCGGCCAGCGTGACACTGGTGGACCGTGCCTTGATCGAAGAACGCGGCGCCCAGGACACGCAAGAGATCCTGCGCGCCATCCCTGGCGTGACCGCGCACAATGCGCCCGGCAATATCGGCGTCAGCTACCGCGGCTTCGGCAGCGGTTCCATCAGCCAGCTGTTCAACGGCATCAACGTGCAGTACGCAATCGCCGCGCGGCCGGTGGACAGCTGGATCTACGACCGCGTGGAAGCCATTGGCGGTCCATCGAGCTTCCTGTTCGGCTCCGGCGCGGTGGGTGGTTCCATCAACTACATCACCAAGGTTGCCGAGCGCGGCGAATTCGGCGAGGCGCAGCTGCGCCTGGGCGGCCATGGCCTGAAGGAAGGCTCCTTCGGCTTGAACCGGCGCTTGAGCGGCGATGGCAGCGGCCAGGCCGACCACCACGTCCGCATTGACGTCAACCACCGCGAGGCCGATAGCCGCATCGAAGGCGTCGGCGGCAAGTCGACCCAGCTTGCGGTATCGCTGCGCTCGGACTTCGGCGCGCGCTTCAACCACATCCTGGCCTATGAATTCCAGGATGAAGACGTGGCGCGGCCTTACTGGGGCACGCCGCTGCTGAATCCCATCGCCGGCACGGCGCGCGTGGACGAAGGCACGCGCTTCAAGAACTACAACAGCGCCGACGGCGTGTACGCCCAGCGCGTGCACTGGCTGCGCTCCGTCGCCAGCTGGCGCGCCAGCGACGCGCTGCAGTTCACCAACACCCTGTATGCCTACGATGCGCTGCGCGACTACCGCAACGTGGAGAGCTACCGCTTCAACCCCGCCAATACGGCAGTGATCCGCTCCAGCACCTTGCTGCAGCGCCACGACCAGCGCGTGGCCGGCGACCGTCTCGACGGCACTTACAAAGGCACGCTCGGCGGTCATCGCAGCGACTGGGCCTTTGGCCTGGACATCAGCGTCAACAAGCAGACGCGCTTCCCGAACAGCCTTTCCAACACGGTCAGCACGGTCGATCCCTACAATTTCGTCACCGAGCGCTTCTTCGACATTCCTGGCATGTCGCCCGGCTTCCGGCCAGACCGCAACAACCGGGTGAAAACCAGCGCCGTCTACCTGGAGAACCGTACCACGCTGGTCCCATCGCTCAATCTGGTCACGGCGCTGCGCCATGAGCGCATCGAACTGGAACTGAGCAACCGCCGCGAAATCACGGCCGCCAATCCGGCCAGCTTCCAGCGCAGCTACAACCCGACCACCGGACGCGCGGGCCTGGTGTGGGACGTGGCGCCAGGCGCCACCGCCTACGCCCAGTATGCGACGGCAGCCGATCCGCCATCCGGCGTACTGTCCACCGCCTCGTTTGCGGACGTGCGCAACAACAGCGAACTGACCTCGGGCCGCCAGGGCGAGATCGGCGCCAAGCTGGACTTCTGGCAAGGCAAAGGCTCCGCGACGCTGGCCGCGTACAGCATCACGCGCAAGAATATTTCCACGCAAGACCCTAACAACAGCGCGCTCACGGTGCTGGTCGGCGAGCAGTCGGCCAAGGGCGTGGAACTGGCACTGGGATTGCAGCCAACAAAGGAGATATCGATCCAGGCCAACATCACCCGCGTCAACGCGGAATACGAAAACTATCGCCAGGGCGGCGTTTCGCTGGCCGGCAAGACGCCCACCAACACGCCGGAAACGGTGGCGAACGTCTGGCTGTCGTACGCCTTCACGCCGGCCCTGAAGGCCAGTGTGGGCGTGCGCCACGTCGGCGCGGTCTATGCGGATGCGGCGAATACGATCAAGTGGCCCTCCTATACCCTGGTCGATCTGGGTCTCAGCTACCAGGTCCAGCGTAATGTCTCGCTGGTCGCGCGCCTGCGCAACGCCGGCGACAAGGTGCATGCCTTGAACATGACGTCCACCATGGCCTATCTCGGCGCGCCGCGCACGGCCGACGTCGCGCTGCGCTTCGCCTTCTGA
- a CDS encoding alpha/beta hydrolase gives MRYLFRSCIASLSLLLPLSLGAQTATAPANAIGAAPIECGSGKAINEEGFVKIGGIEQWVTIKGEDCRNPVILFVHGGPGNPMTPYANSPYRPWEKDFTFVHWDQRGAGQTYGRNPIEPETEEHILSVEGLAADGVEVAAFAARHLNAPKLVLFGGSWGSVLGVHMAKRRPDLFVAYVGTGQLVGPDNDKESYRKTLELARASGDKKTVEMLEGFGLPPWTKPRTPGLLRRISRIYEAKTTDPAPVSWWSRSPQYSSDEALINYGKGEDFSWLQYVGMKGDGMRYGVDLPKLGLDFEIPVFMIMGAEDLTSVPEVAKRYFDSIRAPQKEYFLLPRTGHDHNHIMIEAQYKVLATKVRPLLR, from the coding sequence ATGCGCTACCTGTTCCGCTCCTGTATCGCCTCCCTGTCTTTGCTGTTGCCCTTGAGCCTTGGCGCCCAGACTGCCACGGCCCCGGCCAATGCTATCGGCGCTGCGCCCATCGAATGCGGCAGCGGCAAGGCGATCAACGAGGAAGGCTTCGTCAAGATCGGCGGCATCGAGCAGTGGGTGACAATCAAGGGCGAGGACTGCAGGAATCCGGTCATCCTGTTTGTGCACGGCGGGCCGGGCAACCCCATGACGCCCTACGCCAACAGCCCATACCGCCCCTGGGAAAAAGATTTCACCTTCGTCCACTGGGACCAGCGCGGCGCGGGCCAGACTTACGGCCGCAATCCCATCGAACCAGAAACCGAAGAGCATATCCTGAGCGTGGAAGGCCTGGCGGCCGATGGTGTGGAAGTCGCTGCCTTCGCGGCCAGGCACCTGAACGCCCCAAAGCTGGTCCTGTTCGGCGGCTCCTGGGGATCGGTACTGGGCGTGCATATGGCCAAGCGGCGGCCGGATCTGTTCGTGGCCTATGTGGGCACCGGCCAGTTGGTCGGCCCGGACAACGACAAGGAAAGCTACCGTAAAACCCTGGAACTGGCGCGCGCGTCGGGCGACAAGAAAACGGTGGAAATGCTGGAAGGCTTTGGCCTGCCGCCATGGACCAAGCCCCGCACACCCGGCCTGCTGCGCCGCATCTCGCGTATTTACGAAGCCAAAACCACCGATCCCGCGCCGGTGTCCTGGTGGTCGCGCTCCCCGCAATACTCAAGCGATGAGGCGCTGATCAATTACGGCAAGGGCGAGGACTTCTCCTGGCTGCAGTACGTTGGCATGAAGGGCGACGGCATGCGCTACGGCGTCGACCTGCCCAAGCTTGGCCTCGATTTCGAGATTCCGGTATTTATGATCATGGGCGCCGAAGACCTGACCAGCGTTCCCGAAGTGGCGAAGCGCTATTTCGATTCGATCCGCGCGCCGCAGAAGGAATACTTCCTGCTGCCGCGCACCGGCCACGATCACAATCACATCATGATTGAAGCGCAGTACAAGGTGCTGGCCACGAAAGTGCGGCCGCTGCTGCGCTGA
- a CDS encoding PepSY domain-containing protein, with amino-acid sequence MHTKRLLFLIHRWLGVVLCAFFAMWFVSGVVMMYVGYPKLTAAERLQHLPELTADAALLAPQQALAGAGVSGPLKELRLAAASAGRPAYFAVPLGAASAKGTKPAPGSGTVVVDAVSGARIPPTDEAHAMASAAAYAGPGVGLRYLGTIEEDAFTHSRGLDAHRPLHRVQLDDAGATLLYVSGRTAEVVRDAPRAERIWNYAGAWIHWLYPFRGNIFDRYWTDIVNWLSIAGVVAALSGTIVGIQRWRFTRTYRSGSRSPYQGVMRWHHIGGLLFALIAITWVFSGLMSMNPWRIFDSGAAPLKMEALEGGPLQLTALDAAPAALLSSAGGGIRELRWSRSLGKTVVLAQAAAGRPLLLDSENAQRFTVDATALRTAAAQLLPQPVQSSEILSAYDLYYYSRDAHTMTGGVSKPLPVWRIAFADAQESWVYIDPHTGTVVARSDHGKRWSRWLFAMLHSWDWLPLLERRPLWDMALIVLSLGGALLSVTGVVIGWRRLGIKLRSVRA; translated from the coding sequence ATGCATACCAAACGCCTGCTGTTCCTGATCCACCGCTGGCTGGGCGTCGTGCTGTGCGCCTTCTTCGCGATGTGGTTTGTTTCGGGTGTCGTCATGATGTATGTCGGCTACCCGAAACTTACCGCCGCCGAGCGCCTGCAGCACCTGCCCGAACTGACGGCCGATGCGGCGCTGCTGGCGCCGCAGCAGGCCTTGGCCGGCGCCGGGGTGAGCGGGCCGCTGAAGGAATTGCGCCTGGCCGCCGCCAGTGCCGGACGGCCCGCTTACTTTGCGGTGCCGCTCGGCGCTGCGTCTGCCAAAGGAACCAAGCCCGCACCGGGCAGCGGTACGGTGGTGGTGGATGCAGTGAGCGGCGCGCGCATCCCGCCGACGGACGAAGCGCATGCCATGGCCAGCGCCGCTGCCTACGCCGGTCCCGGCGTAGGCCTGCGCTATCTCGGCACGATCGAGGAAGACGCCTTCACCCACTCACGCGGCCTGGATGCGCACCGGCCGCTGCATCGCGTGCAGCTGGACGATGCCGGCGCCACCCTGCTGTATGTCTCAGGCCGCACCGCCGAAGTGGTGCGCGATGCACCCCGCGCCGAAAGGATATGGAACTATGCCGGCGCATGGATACATTGGCTGTACCCGTTTCGCGGCAATATCTTCGACCGCTACTGGACCGATATCGTCAACTGGCTGTCGATCGCGGGCGTCGTTGCGGCATTAAGCGGAACCATCGTCGGCATCCAGCGCTGGCGCTTCACGCGCACCTACCGCAGCGGTTCGCGCTCGCCCTACCAGGGCGTGATGCGCTGGCACCATATCGGCGGCCTGCTGTTCGCCTTGATCGCCATCACGTGGGTTTTCAGCGGCCTGATGTCGATGAATCCGTGGCGGATTTTCGATAGCGGAGCGGCCCCGCTGAAAATGGAAGCGCTGGAAGGCGGCCCGCTGCAGCTTACCGCCCTCGATGCGGCGCCGGCGGCCTTGCTGTCCTCCGCCGGCGGCGGCATACGGGAACTGCGCTGGTCCCGTTCCCTGGGCAAGACCGTGGTTCTGGCCCAAGCCGCCGCTGGACGGCCCTTGTTGTTGGACAGCGAGAACGCGCAGCGCTTCACCGTTGACGCCACAGCTTTGCGCACAGCCGCAGCACAGCTGTTGCCACAGCCGGTGCAGAGCAGCGAGATTCTGAGCGCCTACGATCTCTATTACTACAGCCGCGATGCGCATACGATGACCGGTGGCGTTTCAAAGCCGCTGCCCGTCTGGCGCATCGCCTTCGCGGATGCGCAGGAAAGCTGGGTCTATATCGATCCCCATACCGGCACGGTGGTGGCACGCAGCGACCACGGCAAGCGCTGGAGCCGCTGGCTGTTCGCCATGCTGCATAGCTGGGATTGGCTGCCATTGCTGGAGCGCCGTCCGCTGTGGGACATGGCCCTGATCGTGCTAAGCCTGGGCGGTGCCCTGCTCAGCGTGACCGGCGTGGTTATCGGCTGGCGGCGGCTGGGCATCAAACTGAGAAGCGTCCGGGCGTAA